In Zobellia roscoffensis, the following are encoded in one genomic region:
- a CDS encoding Gfo/Idh/MocA family protein, translating to MSSDRRNFIKKASVGAAGLAFGGSINAMSAQSYSRILGSSDRINCAVIGVRSRAKAHFMAIHKDPNAKVLFSCDVDDTILEEHNIWCKENIGYVPKVEKDFRKVLKNKKVDAVFIATPEHWHAPMAIMALQAGKHVYVEKPCSHNPYENQLLVEAQKKYGKKVQMGNQQRSAQTSKLAVKEIGEGIIGDVYKGEAYYSNNRGSIGKGSIIEVPKTLDWDLWQGPAPREDYRDNVHPYNWHWFKTWGTGEVHNNGTHEIDICRWALGVDLPESVTSFGGKYAYDDDWQFVDNQQVTYKYPGDKFITWTGHSRGKIIPKQPGRGATIYGSEGIITLSRGGYKLFDLNGNIIKEEKEAGQQSATVNTQGAGDLDWNHIGNFFEAIRKDKSLNSDIKDASVTTMLCHLGNMAQDAGETLKIDQKTGKVLNNDKIMKDWWKREYEEGWEPKL from the coding sequence ATGAGTTCAGATAGAAGAAATTTTATTAAAAAAGCATCAGTAGGTGCTGCAGGTTTGGCTTTTGGAGGAAGTATAAATGCTATGTCTGCCCAAAGTTATTCGCGAATTTTAGGGTCTAGTGATCGTATTAATTGTGCTGTAATTGGAGTTCGTAGTAGGGCTAAAGCACATTTTATGGCAATTCACAAGGACCCAAATGCCAAAGTATTGTTCAGTTGTGATGTAGATGATACTATTTTAGAAGAGCATAATATTTGGTGTAAAGAAAACATTGGCTATGTGCCTAAGGTGGAAAAAGATTTTAGGAAAGTTTTAAAAAATAAAAAAGTAGATGCTGTTTTTATTGCTACGCCAGAGCATTGGCATGCGCCAATGGCTATAATGGCATTGCAAGCGGGTAAGCACGTGTATGTAGAGAAGCCTTGTAGCCATAATCCGTATGAAAACCAGCTGTTGGTAGAGGCTCAAAAGAAGTATGGTAAAAAAGTGCAGATGGGTAACCAACAGCGATCGGCCCAAACTTCAAAGCTTGCAGTAAAGGAGATAGGTGAAGGTATTATTGGTGATGTATATAAAGGCGAAGCCTATTATTCCAATAACAGGGGGTCTATAGGAAAGGGTAGTATAATTGAAGTTCCAAAAACCTTGGACTGGGATTTATGGCAAGGACCAGCACCTCGTGAAGATTACAGAGATAATGTACATCCGTATAATTGGCATTGGTTTAAGACATGGGGTACAGGAGAAGTACATAACAATGGTACCCATGAAATAGATATATGTAGATGGGCACTTGGAGTAGATTTGCCGGAGAGTGTTACTTCTTTTGGAGGAAAATATGCGTATGATGATGATTGGCAATTTGTAGATAACCAACAAGTAACTTATAAATATCCGGGTGATAAGTTTATAACATGGACAGGTCATAGCCGTGGGAAAATTATACCTAAGCAACCAGGTAGGGGAGCTACCATTTATGGAAGTGAAGGAATCATTACTTTAAGTCGTGGTGGTTATAAATTATTTGATTTGAACGGAAATATCATTAAAGAAGAGAAGGAAGCTGGTCAGCAAAGTGCTACTGTTAACACACAAGGTGCTGGAGATTTGGATTGGAACCACATTGGAAACTTCTTTGAGGCTATTCGTAAGGATAAATCCTTGAATTCAGATATTAAAGATGCTAGTGTTACTACTATGCTCTGTCATTTAGGGAACATGGCGCAAGATGCCGGCGAGACCTTAAAAATTGACCAAAAGACAGGTAAGGTTCTTAATAATGATAAGATAATGAAAGATTGGTGGAAACGAGAATATGAAGAAGGCTGGGAGCCTAAGTTGTAG
- a CDS encoding sugar phosphate isomerase/epimerase family protein, with amino-acid sequence MKANRRNFLKRTSAGVLGVGALTFPGLVHAAATGEKTNVLKSDMKLGVASYTLREFTREKALDMTLRCGLKRITFKSMHLPLDSGAHTIKSAVAECKEKGVDFYGAGVIYMKSKEEVDQAFEYAKMAELDMIVGVPTHDLLDYVEEKVKAYDIKLAIHNHGPGDKIFPSAESAYVKIKDRDRRMGLCVDIGHTQRIKRDPSQDVTEFFDRVFDIHLKDVTAAEHDGKTCIIGRGVIDFPAFLKTVSKLDYKGTLALEYEAEGDDPLPGMMESIGYVKGILATL; translated from the coding sequence ATGAAAGCGAATAGAAGAAATTTTTTGAAGCGAACATCTGCCGGAGTTTTGGGAGTTGGAGCGCTAACTTTTCCTGGCTTGGTACATGCTGCTGCCACAGGGGAGAAGACAAATGTTTTAAAATCCGATATGAAGCTTGGAGTGGCCTCATATACACTGCGAGAGTTTACGAGAGAAAAGGCTTTAGATATGACGCTAAGGTGCGGTTTAAAACGGATTACTTTTAAAAGCATGCATTTACCGCTAGATTCGGGTGCGCACACGATAAAAAGTGCAGTGGCGGAATGTAAGGAGAAAGGTGTTGATTTCTATGGCGCTGGAGTTATTTATATGAAAAGTAAAGAAGAGGTGGATCAAGCCTTTGAGTATGCTAAAATGGCGGAACTAGATATGATTGTGGGTGTACCTACTCATGATCTTTTGGATTATGTAGAGGAAAAGGTGAAGGCATACGATATTAAATTAGCTATTCATAACCACGGCCCTGGCGATAAAATATTTCCTAGTGCAGAAAGCGCCTATGTTAAAATAAAAGATAGGGATAGGCGTATGGGCCTTTGCGTAGATATTGGACATACCCAGCGTATTAAGAGAGACCCTTCTCAAGATGTAACCGAGTTTTTTGATCGGGTTTTTGATATTCATCTAAAGGATGTAACAGCTGCAGAGCACGATGGGAAAACCTGTATAATTGGTCGTGGTGTCATTGATTTCCCTGCATTTCTAAAGACAGTTTCAAAATTAGATTATAAAGGAACTTTGGCTTTGGAATATGAGGCAGAAGGGGATGACCCGTTACCAGGTATGATGGAGTCAATAGGGTACGTAAAAGGAATATTAGCAACATTGTAA
- a CDS encoding fumarylacetoacetate hydrolase family protein yields MKYIDLNHLIPQLAETGTWIGRCTVPAKKAYNGIAGPHVILARKGNVYDLSEYYTSTSELINSKNPVASLKALTELPQLGSLTEILKNSLYFNRNPKLPYFIAPNDIQAIKACGVTFIKSLLERVIEEKAKGDAHIANDIRQTIYDSLGKDLSKVVAGSPETEKLKKELQEKGLWSQYLEVGIGKDAEVFSKAQPLSAIGFGAEVGVLKSSKWNNPEPEIVLAVSSSGKIVGATLGNDVNLRDYEGRSALLLGEAKDQNGSCAIGPMFRLFDETFSLEDVKNCEVDFAMQGKDNFSTSGSNKMKEISRTPENLVNQVIGKNHQYPDGLVLFLGTMFAPTEDRNKKGLGFTHKKGDQVNISSPHLGTLINWVNTCDKIPKWEFGIGAFTNYVLQRNSKKTQAQS; encoded by the coding sequence ATGAAATACATTGACTTGAACCACCTTATTCCCCAACTAGCGGAAACAGGTACATGGATAGGCAGGTGCACGGTACCTGCAAAAAAAGCATACAACGGTATAGCCGGACCACATGTAATATTGGCTAGAAAAGGAAACGTCTATGACCTTTCTGAGTATTATACCTCCACCAGTGAGTTAATAAACAGTAAAAATCCCGTTGCCAGTTTAAAAGCGTTAACCGAGTTACCCCAACTTGGAAGTCTAACAGAAATCTTGAAAAACTCCCTTTATTTCAATCGAAACCCTAAGCTTCCCTATTTTATTGCTCCAAATGATATTCAAGCCATAAAAGCGTGCGGAGTAACCTTTATTAAAAGTTTACTGGAACGCGTCATTGAAGAGAAAGCCAAAGGAGATGCTCATATTGCTAATGATATACGCCAAACTATCTATGATTCCCTTGGTAAAGATTTAAGCAAAGTAGTAGCGGGGTCTCCCGAGACTGAAAAACTAAAAAAAGAACTCCAAGAAAAAGGGTTGTGGTCCCAATATCTTGAAGTAGGCATTGGCAAAGATGCCGAAGTTTTCTCAAAAGCCCAGCCTCTTTCCGCTATTGGGTTTGGTGCTGAAGTGGGCGTTTTAAAAAGTTCTAAATGGAACAACCCTGAGCCAGAAATTGTTCTTGCCGTTTCTTCTTCAGGTAAAATTGTTGGTGCCACATTGGGCAACGATGTAAACCTTCGCGATTACGAAGGTAGGAGCGCCCTATTGCTGGGAGAAGCAAAAGACCAGAATGGATCATGCGCAATAGGGCCCATGTTTAGGTTGTTTGATGAGACTTTTTCCTTAGAGGATGTAAAAAACTGCGAAGTAGATTTTGCCATGCAGGGGAAAGATAACTTCTCCACCTCCGGAAGCAATAAAATGAAGGAAATAAGCCGAACCCCAGAAAATCTGGTAAATCAGGTGATTGGTAAAAACCATCAATACCCAGATGGATTGGTACTTTTCTTAGGTACTATGTTTGCTCCTACCGAGGATCGCAACAAAAAAGGATTAGGCTTTACGCATAAAAAAGGAGACCAAGTAAACATTTCATCCCCTCATTTAGGTACTCTCATAAATTGGGTAAATACGTGTGATAAAATTCCAAAATGGGAATTTGGAATTGGCGCTTTTACAAACTATGTTTTACAAAGAAACTCAAAGAAGACCCAAGCCCAATCCTAG
- a CDS encoding RNA polymerase sigma factor, with protein sequence MNERKLVEKMQSGNAQAYQYLFSEYYDWLCNYIFKMCDNRYLAEDIVQDALVNLWEKRAHLHIKGSVKSYLFKCCYHQFLQHVRTKKINFDSLDKIKWEVIADTALEREGLDVKIEKLNVLISQLPPRCKEVFVQNKFENKKYKQIALDMGISIKTVENQMSKALHFLRQHATIFLGLGLGLL encoded by the coding sequence ATGAACGAGCGAAAACTGGTAGAAAAAATGCAGAGCGGCAATGCCCAGGCGTACCAGTATTTGTTTTCTGAATACTATGATTGGTTATGTAATTACATTTTTAAAATGTGCGATAATCGGTATTTAGCAGAAGATATTGTTCAAGATGCTTTAGTGAACCTTTGGGAGAAAAGAGCTCATTTACACATAAAGGGCTCGGTCAAAAGTTATTTATTTAAATGCTGTTATCATCAATTTTTACAGCACGTTCGAACCAAAAAAATAAACTTTGATTCTCTGGATAAGATTAAATGGGAAGTTATTGCCGATACTGCTTTAGAACGAGAAGGGCTTGATGTGAAAATTGAAAAATTGAATGTGCTTATCTCTCAATTACCACCACGTTGTAAAGAGGTTTTTGTACAGAACAAGTTTGAAAATAAGAAATACAAACAGATTGCTTTGGATATGGGTATTTCTATAAAGACTGTAGAAAACCAAATGTCCAAAGCACTTCATTTTTTAAGACAACACGCTACAATTTTTCTAGGATTGGGCTTGGGTCTTCTTTGA
- a CDS encoding FecR family protein — protein MNYDELISKWLKGSITSEEREHLNTWVSESDANLNAFKKQIREAEQDKAASFDFENGLSSFNAKISSKTRKRKRLILALPFAAIVVGLVFLGLQMTGLLVSPNKLEQAPSEATTVQKLHKNITITLADGSTKTLNSTGNEVLTDAQGNIIADKSIDELSFNTKNSPKSTSVVYNEIYIPHGQTFKIRLSDGTSVWLNAGSKLKFPTSFNNDSLTTRTVFLEGEGFFDVTKNKKKPFLVVTQGLEVKVLGTQFNLSSYQTDKNVSTTLVEGKVTISESNKPDNEIELTPNFQANYKKSENNFSKAKVDTALYTAWMENKLIIDNLKFSEILVKLERAHQVKFLNRAQHLNNEVFKGEFDNESIEAILHTISLSTPFKYTINQNTITIESKS, from the coding sequence ATGAATTACGATGAGCTAATTTCCAAATGGTTAAAAGGAAGCATTACTTCCGAAGAACGGGAACACCTAAACACCTGGGTATCTGAAAGTGATGCCAATTTAAATGCCTTTAAGAAGCAAATTAGGGAAGCTGAACAAGATAAGGCTGCATCTTTTGATTTTGAAAATGGTCTCTCTAGTTTCAACGCGAAAATTTCATCTAAAACACGAAAAAGGAAAAGACTTATTTTAGCTTTACCCTTTGCAGCTATAGTTGTAGGATTGGTATTTTTAGGCTTACAGATGACTGGACTGCTAGTTTCACCAAATAAATTAGAGCAAGCCCCTTCTGAAGCCACAACTGTTCAAAAATTACACAAAAACATAACTATTACTTTGGCAGATGGAAGCACTAAAACACTTAACAGTACCGGCAACGAGGTTTTAACTGATGCTCAAGGAAATATTATAGCAGACAAAAGTATTGACGAACTAAGTTTTAATACAAAGAATAGTCCCAAATCTACAAGCGTAGTATACAACGAAATTTACATACCACACGGGCAAACTTTTAAAATTAGACTATCAGACGGAACTTCCGTTTGGCTCAATGCAGGTTCTAAACTAAAGTTCCCTACAAGTTTTAATAATGATTCCTTAACTACAAGAACCGTTTTTCTTGAAGGCGAAGGCTTTTTTGATGTCACCAAAAATAAAAAGAAACCATTTTTGGTCGTAACCCAAGGTCTTGAAGTAAAAGTTCTGGGTACTCAATTCAATCTTTCCTCTTATCAAACTGATAAAAATGTCTCAACCACACTCGTAGAAGGGAAAGTGACCATATCAGAGTCTAACAAGCCAGATAACGAGATAGAATTAACACCGAACTTCCAGGCAAATTATAAAAAATCTGAGAACAATTTTAGCAAAGCAAAAGTAGATACAGCTCTCTACACTGCTTGGATGGAGAATAAATTAATAATTGACAACCTCAAATTTTCCGAAATTCTTGTAAAGCTAGAAAGAGCTCATCAGGTAAAATTTTTAAATAGAGCTCAACATTTAAACAATGAAGTCTTTAAAGGAGAATTTGACAATGAAAGCATAGAAGCCATATTGCATACCATTTCTCTGAGCACACCATTTAAATATACTATTAACCAAAACACAATTACAATAGAAAGCAAAAGCTAA
- a CDS encoding TonB-dependent receptor domain-containing protein — MKKTQEHSAQATMRLKQINLKTMLNLLSVFFLVFQVSANTASENKIELDYKNTPLKQILNEIKTQTDYSFFYNTNEIDDSKKISFHANGEIIEQVLTKLSAKASFDFKISGKQIVLTKKSETTALSQEQEIQGTVKDASGEPLSGASIIIKGTTTGAQTDFDGNFTITAPDNSAILIVSYIGYETLEVAVAGRSSFNITLKEAAAQLDNVVIVGSRNPNRTSTETATAVDVIPMEDVVSKTGKIEVNQLLQYAAPSFNANKQSGSDGADHIDPASLRGLGPDQTLVLINGKRRHQSSLINVFGTRGRGNTGTDLNAIPASAIKRIEILRDGASAQYGSDAIAGVINIVLKDRTDELSGSISYGAYNTNAKGDFPDGTPNTDGNRLDTDRDGNAIGDDQSFDGGSIKFAANYGVKIGEEGYANFTTEYIAKNKILRPGFDFRRGFGEAAIDGFNFFGNMSIPVSDKTEIYAFGGRNYRDTDAFAFTRNNPTERNVVSIYPNAFTPRITSNIIDNSVAVGVRTEMDNGWNVDISNTYGKNLFHYFIKGSLNASLEETSPTDFDAGGHSLSQNVTNLDISKFYEDIMSGMNLAFGAEYKTENFEIFAGEATSYGTFDVDGALITNPATQTIPTDPITGNQRPGGSQGFPGYSPDNEIDRSRSNVSLYGDLELDVTEKFLVSGAARFEYFSDFGSTTNGKLAARYKATENFNIRGSASSGFRAPSLAQIYYNLKFTNFIGGVASESLLSPNNSPVTASFGIGPLKEEKAFNAALGFTAKAGNFTATVDGYYINIKDRIVLTGDFPAPQIPNVNSAQFFVNGVDTQTSGLDVILSYKNTLSEDSSFSATFLANFNDMKIDNLNNGSLDESTFFGPRDKAFLLASAPDSKLNLNLTYDKSWFDAALSFTRFSEIELVDYGLATDRYSAKTVTDLNFGFELSESLKLSVGGNNLFNVYPDQQDADSDSGGYWDAVQMGFAGSYYYARLAFTF, encoded by the coding sequence ATGAAAAAAACTCAAGAACACAGTGCCCAAGCTACTATGCGGCTAAAGCAAATAAACCTAAAAACCATGTTGAATTTACTTTCCGTATTCTTTCTTGTTTTTCAGGTAAGCGCAAATACTGCCTCTGAAAACAAAATAGAGCTGGACTATAAAAACACACCTCTAAAACAAATATTAAACGAGATAAAAACGCAAACCGATTACAGTTTTTTCTACAACACAAACGAGATAGACGACTCTAAAAAAATATCTTTCCATGCTAATGGTGAAATCATAGAACAGGTATTGACCAAACTTTCTGCTAAAGCATCCTTTGACTTTAAGATAAGTGGAAAGCAAATAGTACTAACAAAGAAATCCGAAACAACCGCATTGTCTCAAGAGCAAGAAATTCAAGGCACTGTAAAAGATGCTTCTGGCGAGCCACTTTCAGGAGCAAGTATCATTATAAAAGGTACCACTACCGGAGCTCAAACAGATTTTGATGGTAACTTCACCATAACTGCACCAGATAATTCCGCCATTCTAATAGTATCTTATATTGGCTATGAAACATTGGAAGTCGCCGTTGCCGGAAGAAGTTCTTTCAACATCACCTTAAAAGAGGCTGCTGCGCAACTAGATAATGTAGTTATTGTGGGTTCTAGAAATCCAAACAGAACCTCAACGGAAACCGCTACTGCCGTAGATGTAATTCCTATGGAAGATGTGGTTTCCAAAACGGGAAAAATTGAAGTAAATCAGTTGTTACAATACGCGGCACCATCTTTCAACGCAAATAAACAATCTGGTTCTGATGGGGCTGATCATATTGACCCTGCTTCTTTACGTGGCTTAGGACCTGACCAAACTTTGGTTTTGATTAACGGTAAAAGAAGACACCAATCTTCGCTTATTAACGTATTTGGTACGCGAGGTAGAGGTAATACTGGTACAGACCTTAATGCTATTCCTGCTTCCGCAATTAAAAGAATAGAAATTTTAAGGGATGGTGCTTCCGCACAATATGGTTCTGATGCCATTGCAGGTGTAATCAATATTGTATTAAAAGATAGAACGGATGAACTTTCTGGATCTATAAGCTACGGGGCTTACAATACAAATGCCAAAGGTGATTTCCCTGATGGTACTCCAAACACAGATGGTAATCGTTTAGATACCGATAGAGACGGGAACGCCATTGGTGATGACCAGAGTTTTGATGGTGGCTCTATAAAATTTGCTGCTAACTACGGGGTTAAGATTGGCGAAGAAGGCTATGCCAACTTCACTACAGAATATATTGCCAAAAACAAAATACTTAGACCTGGTTTTGACTTTAGAAGAGGCTTTGGAGAAGCTGCCATTGACGGTTTCAATTTCTTCGGAAACATGAGCATTCCTGTTTCAGATAAAACTGAAATTTATGCTTTTGGAGGAAGAAACTACAGAGATACAGATGCTTTTGCATTTACCCGTAACAACCCAACAGAACGTAACGTAGTAAGTATTTATCCAAATGCTTTTACACCTAGAATTACTTCTAATATTATTGACAATTCCGTTGCCGTTGGTGTGCGAACTGAAATGGATAATGGCTGGAACGTAGATATTAGTAATACTTACGGTAAAAACCTATTCCACTATTTCATTAAAGGCTCATTGAATGCCTCTCTTGAAGAAACATCTCCAACAGATTTTGATGCAGGTGGACACAGCCTTAGCCAAAACGTTACCAATCTTGATATTTCTAAATTTTATGAAGATATCATGTCCGGTATGAACTTAGCTTTTGGTGCGGAATACAAAACAGAAAATTTTGAGATTTTTGCAGGTGAAGCCACATCATACGGAACTTTTGATGTAGATGGTGCATTAATAACTAACCCAGCTACCCAAACGATACCTACGGATCCAATTACAGGCAACCAAAGACCTGGTGGCTCTCAAGGCTTTCCTGGATACAGCCCCGATAACGAAATAGACAGAAGCCGTAGTAATGTTTCTCTTTATGGTGATTTAGAATTGGACGTTACCGAAAAATTCTTAGTAAGTGGCGCCGCACGTTTTGAATATTTCAGTGATTTTGGTAGTACTACCAATGGAAAGTTAGCAGCAAGATACAAAGCAACTGAAAACTTCAATATTAGAGGTTCTGCAAGTTCTGGTTTTAGAGCTCCATCATTAGCTCAGATTTATTACAACCTTAAATTCACCAACTTTATTGGTGGTGTAGCTTCGGAATCTTTATTATCTCCCAATAACAGTCCGGTTACCGCATCGTTTGGAATTGGCCCTTTAAAAGAAGAAAAAGCATTTAATGCTGCATTAGGTTTCACGGCTAAAGCCGGTAATTTTACCGCAACAGTAGACGGGTATTATATTAATATCAAAGACCGTATTGTACTAACAGGAGATTTTCCTGCACCACAAATTCCAAATGTTAACTCCGCTCAATTTTTTGTAAACGGTGTGGACACTCAGACTTCTGGTTTAGATGTTATTTTATCATATAAAAACACGCTTTCTGAGGATAGCTCATTCAGTGCTACCTTCTTGGCCAATTTTAATGATATGAAAATCGATAACTTAAATAATGGAAGTTTAGATGAGAGCACGTTCTTTGGACCAAGAGATAAAGCTTTTTTATTGGCCTCTGCTCCAGACAGCAAACTAAATTTGAATCTTACTTATGATAAAAGTTGGTTTGATGCTGCGCTAAGCTTTACCCGTTTTAGCGAAATAGAATTGGTAGATTATGGTTTAGCAACCGATAGATATAGCGCCAAAACTGTGACCGATTTAAACTTTGGATTTGAACTTTCTGAAAGTTTAAAACTAAGTGTAGGCGGTAACAACTTATTTAATGTATATCCAGACCAACAAGATGCCGATTCAGATTCTGGCGGATATTGGGATGCCGTACAAATGGGCTTTGCAGGGTCTTATTACTATGCAAGACTTGCCTTTACTTTCTAA
- a CDS encoding alkene reductase, with protein sequence MKNSKLLSPFKSNSLSLNNHAVMAPMTRSRAIDNIPNDIMATYYGLRASAGLIITEATSPSINGLGYPNIPGAYSDEQTAGWKKTTDAVHANDGKIFLQIMHTGRIAHQLNLPEGGEVLAPSAIQAAGEIFTSEGPKAHTTPRAMTLAEIEQAEEEFVQAAKNAIEAGFDGIEIHAANGYLAEQFINTGANQRTDKYGGSVENRTRFVIEIATKIANAIGSDKTGIRISPFSEFNDMLIFDDMRETYAYLVEQLNGLNLAYLHMAGMSPKIPEGYLQELGAAFNGTVIYNGGLGYDLERAEKIVSENEDSLVSIGFPFISNPDLIERIAEGADLNEVDQETMYTSGEEGYLTYPTLEKAN encoded by the coding sequence ATGAAAAATTCAAAGCTATTATCTCCATTCAAGTCCAACAGTCTTAGTTTAAATAATCATGCGGTTATGGCGCCTATGACACGTTCTCGTGCCATAGACAATATTCCAAATGATATTATGGCAACTTATTATGGTTTACGTGCCAGTGCCGGACTAATTATTACAGAAGCCACTTCGCCTTCTATAAACGGATTAGGTTACCCCAACATTCCTGGAGCCTATTCTGATGAACAAACTGCTGGCTGGAAAAAAACTACCGATGCAGTACATGCCAACGACGGAAAAATATTCCTCCAAATTATGCATACAGGGCGTATTGCACACCAATTAAATTTACCGGAAGGTGGCGAAGTTCTTGCGCCATCGGCAATACAGGCTGCTGGCGAAATTTTTACGAGCGAAGGCCCAAAAGCACACACCACGCCGCGTGCAATGACCCTTGCCGAAATTGAACAAGCAGAAGAAGAGTTTGTACAGGCGGCCAAAAATGCCATAGAAGCAGGTTTTGATGGAATTGAAATTCATGCCGCAAACGGGTATTTGGCAGAGCAGTTTATTAACACAGGTGCTAACCAAAGAACAGATAAGTATGGCGGCTCTGTGGAAAACAGAACGCGTTTTGTAATTGAGATAGCAACAAAAATTGCGAATGCTATTGGAAGCGATAAAACCGGAATTCGTATTTCTCCGTTTAGCGAGTTTAACGACATGCTTATTTTTGATGACATGCGCGAAACTTATGCCTATTTGGTTGAGCAATTAAACGGTTTAAATTTAGCATACTTGCATATGGCTGGCATGTCGCCCAAAATTCCTGAAGGGTATTTACAAGAATTAGGTGCAGCATTTAACGGAACTGTAATTTACAATGGCGGTTTGGGTTATGACCTAGAGCGTGCGGAAAAGATTGTTTCTGAAAACGAAGATAGTTTAGTGTCAATAGGTTTTCCTTTTATTTCAAACCCTGACCTAATTGAGCGTATTGCAGAGGGAGCGGACCTTAATGAAGTAGATCAAGAAACAATGTATACTTCTGGTGAAGAAGGCTATTTAACCTATCCTACACTAGAGAAAGCTAACTAA
- a CDS encoding peroxiredoxin-like family protein: MKIKEQNLQAQLDEIKNNFEANADASIIKTYDEGVDAVAHSGVIENAKNVGDTAPNFTLNNALGSAVELKDYLKKGKVILTWYRGGWCPFCNLTLRQLQQELPNFKANGATLIALTPEVPDKSLSTSEKHNLEFEVLSDLGNKIAKAYGIVYKLTDDVATSYNAAFGMEEYNGDTSNELPLAATYIINEDGTIAFAFLDADYRNRAEPAEITKFLSSNPS, encoded by the coding sequence ATGAAAATAAAAGAACAAAATTTACAAGCGCAACTAGACGAGATAAAAAACAACTTTGAGGCTAATGCAGATGCTTCAATTATAAAAACATATGACGAGGGTGTTGATGCAGTGGCGCATAGCGGAGTTATAGAAAACGCTAAAAATGTAGGTGATACTGCACCAAATTTCACTTTGAATAACGCCTTGGGAAGTGCTGTGGAATTAAAGGATTACTTGAAAAAGGGGAAAGTAATTTTGACTTGGTACAGAGGTGGATGGTGTCCTTTCTGTAATTTAACTTTGCGTCAACTTCAGCAAGAATTACCCAATTTTAAAGCAAACGGAGCAACGTTGATCGCTCTAACCCCAGAAGTGCCGGACAAGTCCTTGAGTACATCAGAAAAACACAATTTGGAATTTGAAGTACTGAGCGATCTAGGAAACAAAATTGCTAAAGCATATGGCATTGTTTACAAACTAACAGATGACGTAGCAACTAGTTACAATGCCGCTTTTGGTATGGAAGAATATAATGGAGATACTTCAAACGAACTTCCTTTGGCAGCTACTTATATCATTAATGAGGATGGAACAATTGCTTTTGCCTTTTTAGATGCTGACTACCGTAATAGGGCAGAACCAGCTGAAATAACAAAATTCCTTTCCTCTAATCCATCATAA
- a CDS encoding TetR/AcrR family transcriptional regulator — protein sequence MPRVKKYCEEDVVDKAMSVFWRNGYNGTSMQMLEKEMGINKFSIYSSFGNKHGVFVECLKAYNKKTNDIYLDFKNSEGGINDIKKMFYNFLDIWFQDEKKGCFMTNTHNEFVGSDDKLVMHQVEQRKDIKDIIIKKLKMDSSKTEETVLKEASFISLSLHSLPTTSRVSSKEDIKNYIEMVFKNI from the coding sequence ATGCCGCGAGTAAAGAAATATTGTGAAGAAGATGTTGTAGATAAAGCCATGTCCGTATTCTGGAGAAATGGTTATAACGGCACTTCTATGCAAATGCTTGAGAAAGAAATGGGAATTAATAAGTTTTCCATTTACTCAAGTTTTGGTAACAAACATGGTGTTTTTGTAGAATGTTTAAAAGCTTATAATAAAAAAACCAATGACATTTATTTAGACTTTAAAAACTCGGAGGGTGGCATAAACGATATTAAAAAGATGTTCTATAATTTTTTAGACATATGGTTTCAAGATGAGAAAAAAGGTTGTTTTATGACCAATACACATAATGAATTTGTAGGTAGTGATGATAAACTAGTAATGCATCAAGTAGAACAGCGAAAAGACATAAAAGATATTATCATTAAAAAACTGAAAATGGATTCTTCTAAAACAGAAGAAACAGTGTTAAAAGAGGCAAGCTTTATTTCCCTGTCTTTACATTCCCTACCCACAACATCTAGAGTGAGCTCTAAAGAAGATATTAAAAACTATATAGAAATGGTATTTAAGAACATATAA